The Nicotiana tabacum cultivar K326 chromosome 14, ASM71507v2, whole genome shotgun sequence genome contains a region encoding:
- the LOC107814604 gene encoding long-chain-alcohol oxidase FAO1 → MEKKSHPLLRGGRRETKYSHGFSSSEMETLTSICETILPPLPQNEIPENNSQNIQYLHRASGSQYPIPDECAEVVMKRGFSEAIILLRGLLRILSTRFGTLLLCGSFCFVQKWPYINKFCDIPLEKREIVLQKWFKNRFLTPVRLAFLFIKFLSLYIFFTQVGEDSKNQVWDDIGYQVDNEEKHSETAEERPLEKGIVETIYETESTIVKSLVQKGLKVIEDTKNNIYKVQCDVVIVGSGCGGGVAASVLASSGNKVIVLEKGNYYTKSDYSSLEGPSMNQMYESGGILSTLNAKIMIMAGSTVGGGSAINWSACLKTPDSVIQEWGDDKRLPIFQSPEYVSVMDKVCERIGVTENCTQEGLQNQILRKGCENLGLEVEGVARNSSENHYCGSCCYGCRRGEKKGTDTTWLVDAVECGAVIITGCKAERFILEKNKYGKTRDKKCLGVIATSTNKDITKRICIEAKVTISACGSLLTPPLMISSGLKNPNIGRNLHLHPVIMAWGYFPESKSNFKGKIYEGGIITSVHKVESYDSNVRAIIEAPALGPGSFAALCPWTSGEDLKNRLLKYSRTAHLFAMVKDVGSGKVRSDGRISYKFNAMDKESLKQGLRQALRILIAAGADEVGTQRSDGQRMKCKGKSEKEIEAFLDTVTAAEGPKSLVKNFTTYSSAHQMGSCRMGMSKKDGAVDENGESWEANGLFVCDASVLPGAVGVNPMITIQSTAYCLSKKIAETIKEGKFSR, encoded by the exons atggagaaaaaaaGTCATCCTTTACTTAGAGGAGGAAGAAGAGAAACAAAGTATAGTCATGGCTTTTCTTCTTCAGAAATGGAAACTTTGACTAGTATTTGTGAAACaattcttcctcctcttcctcaaaATGAAATCCCAGAAAACAATAGCCAAAATATTCAATACCTTCATAGAGCTTCTGGTTCTCAGTATCCAATTCCTGATGAG TGTGCAGAGGTTGTAATGAAAAGGGGGTTTTCAGAAGCAATAATCTTGTTGAGGGGTTTGTTAAGAATACTATCAACAAGATTTGGGACTTTGTTACTTTGTGGATCATTTTGTTTTGTCCAAAAATGGCCTTACATCAATAAATTCTGTGATATTCCATTGGAGAAAAGAGAGATTGTGCTGCAGAAATGGTTCAAAAACAGATTCTTAACTCCTGTTAGATTGGCATTTTTGTTTATCAAGTTCTTGTCTCTCTACATCTTCTTTACTCAG GTTGGTGAAGATTCTAAAAATCAAGTATGGGATGACATTGGATATCAAGTAGACAATGAAGAGAAACATTCAGAAACAGCTGAGGAAAGACCTCTTGAGAAGGGAATTGTAGAGACAATTTATGAGACAGAATCAACTATTGTAAAGTCCCTTGTCCAAAAAGGCCTAAAAGTTATAGAAGACACCAAAAACAACATATACAAAGTTCAATGTGATGTTGTTATTGTTGGCTCAGGTTGTGGTGGAGGTGTTGCAGCAAGTGTTCTTGCAAGTTCTGGCAACAAAGTTATCGTCCTCGAAAAAGGAAACTACTACACCAAATCCGACTATTCGTCCCTTGAAGGACCTTCAATGAATCAAATGTATGAATCAGGAGGTATACTGTCAACTTTGAATGCGAAAATAATGATCATGGCTGGATCAACAGTTGGTGGTGGCTCCGCGATTAATTGGTCAGCCTGCCTTAAGACACCTGATTCTGTTATACAAGAATGGGGCGACGATAAAAGACTCCCAATATTCCAAAGCCCTGAGTATGTGTCAGTTATGGACAAAGTTTGTGAACGAATCGGTGTGACAGAAAATTGCACACAAGAAGGTCTTCAGAATCAAATTCTCCGAAAAGGGTGTGAAAATCTTGGTCTTGAAGTTGAAGGCGTGGCACGAAACTCATCCGAGAATCATTATTGTGGCTCGTGCTGCTACGGCTGTAGAAGAGGTGAGAAGAAAGGAACTGATACAACTTGGCTAGTGGATGCTGTAGAATGTGGAGCAGTTATTATAACAGGATGCAAAGCTGAGAGATTCATACTAGAAAAGAACAAGTATGGGAAAACAAGAGACAAGAAATGCTTAGGAGTGATTGCAACAAGTACAAATAAAGATATCACAAAGAGGATATGTATTGAGGCAAAAGTGACCATTTCAGCTTGTGGTTCTCTTTTGACACCTCCACTTATGATCTCCAGTGGTTTGAAAAATCCGAACATTGGCCGAAATCTCCATCTTCATCCAGTTATAATGGCATGGGGGTACTTTCCTGAGTCCAAGTCAAACTTCAAGGGAAAAATATATGAAGGAGGAATCATTACCTCAGTACACAAAGTCGAGAGTTATGACTCCAATGTAAGAGCTATTATAGAAGCTCCTGCTTTAGGACCAGGATCGTTCGCTGCCTTATGTCCTTGGACATCTGGAGAGGACTTGAAGAATAGGTTACTGAAATATTCAAGAACAGCGCATTTGTTTGCCATGGTTAAAGATGTAGGATCGGGGAAAGTGAGATCGGATGGAAGAATAAGCTATAAGTTCAATGCTATGGACAAAGAAAGTTTGAAGCAAGGGCTAAGACAAGCTTTAAGGATCTTGATAGCAGCAGGAGCTGATGAGGTAGGTACTCAACGTAGCGATGGACAGAGAATGAAATGTAAGggaaaaagtgaaaaagaaattGAGGCCTTTCTTGATACAGTCACAGCAGCTGAGGGACCAAAGTCACTTGTAAAGAATTTCACAACTTATAGTTCTGCTCATCAGATGGGAAGTTGCAGGATGGGAATGAGTAAAAAAGATGGCGCTGTCGATGAGAATGGGGAGAGTTGGGAAGCAAATGGCTTATTTGTTTGTGATGCTAGTGTTTTGCCTGGTGCTGTTGGTGTAAATCCAATGATCACTATTCAGTCCACTGCATATTGTCTATCCAAGAAAATAGCAGAGACGATAAAAGAAGGCAAATTCTCAAGATAA